The genomic segment ACCTGTCGTATCATGAAACCGATTATTTCCCCTTCGCTGCTTTCTGCCGATTTTGCCAACCTCCAGAGAGACGTGGAGATGCTCAACCGAAGTGAAGCCGACTGGCTGCACATGGATGTTATGGACGGTGTTTTCGTGCCCAACATCTCTTTTGGATTTCCCGTCCTTGAAGCCGTATCGAAAATCAGCAAGAAACCGCTTGACGTACACCTCATGATTGTCAAGCCCGAACGTTACGTGGCGCAGACTGCCAAATGCGGCGCTATGATGATGACCGTGCACTATGAAGCATGTACACACTTGCACCGCACCGTACAGGAGATACATGCTGCCGGCATGAAAGCCGGTGTCTCGCTCAACCCGTCCACTCCGGTCTCTGTCCTTGAAGACATTATCGGCGATGTGGAACTGGTCCTGCTGATGAGCGTCAACCCTGGTT from the Prevotella sp. Rep29 genome contains:
- the rpe gene encoding ribulose-phosphate 3-epimerase → MKPIISPSLLSADFANLQRDVEMLNRSEADWLHMDVMDGVFVPNISFGFPVLEAVSKISKKPLDVHLMIVKPERYVAQTAKCGAMMMTVHYEACTHLHRTVQEIHAAGMKAGVSLNPSTPVSVLEDIIGDVELVLLMSVNPGFGGQKFIENTIQKVQRLRQLIQQSGSHALIEVDGGVQADTAPRLVQAGTDALVSGSYIFKASDPIAVIRSLKELDTETKSV